The Rubrobacter naiadicus genome contains a region encoding:
- a CDS encoding alpha/beta hydrolase family protein → MPDHDGFTVEELLKLPRLAGLTLSPDGERLVTSASRPSRDGKKMLSALYELDPRGASAPRRLTRSREGESGARFAPDGSLVFLSPRRDPEADEDDPRGERNALWALPAEGGEARLVTGPPGGVESFAVARGSGTVAFATGMFPGTSGLEEDAAREKARKDAGVEAQLFTDYPIRFWDHDLGPRERHLRLLEDPQKERSEGKDLVPSPGRSLDLATFDLTPDGSKLVTGRRRETDELLRRDMTLVCVDTRSGKQRVLADDAADYGSPACSPDGRHVVAVRSARSTPDAPGDHTLFLFDLESGEGRDLLPGFDRWPEDPVWSPDSRFVYFTADDDGRLPAYRVEVSTGEVERLTDEGSFGDLCPSPDGKTLYALRSSILEPPHPIALDLKSGEVRRLKSFPELEELSLPSRLERIEVRRDGRRIPSWLVLPEGSPEGGPAPLAVFVHGGPLNSWNTWHWRWNPHVFTSEGWAVLLPDPALSVGYGLSSIERGWGRWGSVVYEDVMAAVEDAASREGIDGERAVLLGGSFGGYMANWVAGHTDRFRAIVTHASVWDLESFHGTTDLGTFWEREFGDPYEDPSRYRENNPRAHVKRITTPMLVIHGARDYRVPVSEALTLWTDLKRHGVPAAFLYFPDENHWILKPNDVRLWYRTVLGFIAHHALGEGWEPPELLA, encoded by the coding sequence ATGCCAGACCACGACGGATTCACCGTAGAAGAACTCCTGAAGCTGCCCCGCCTCGCCGGGCTCACGCTCTCGCCGGACGGCGAGCGGCTCGTCACCTCCGCCTCCCGCCCATCTCGCGACGGAAAGAAGATGCTCTCCGCGCTCTACGAGCTCGACCCTCGGGGGGCATCCGCCCCGCGCCGCCTCACCCGCTCCCGGGAGGGAGAGTCCGGCGCGCGGTTTGCTCCGGACGGCTCGCTCGTCTTTCTCTCGCCTCGCAGGGACCCCGAAGCAGACGAGGACGACCCCCGCGGCGAGAGGAACGCCCTCTGGGCACTTCCCGCAGAGGGCGGCGAGGCCCGGCTCGTCACCGGCCCACCCGGCGGCGTGGAGAGCTTCGCCGTGGCGCGAGGGAGCGGAACGGTGGCCTTCGCCACGGGGATGTTCCCCGGCACGTCCGGCCTCGAGGAGGACGCCGCCCGCGAGAAAGCCCGCAAGGACGCGGGCGTGGAGGCGCAACTCTTCACGGATTATCCGATCCGGTTCTGGGACCACGACCTCGGCCCGAGAGAACGCCACCTGCGCCTGCTGGAAGACCCCCAAAAGGAGAGATCCGAAGGAAAAGACCTCGTTCCCTCCCCGGGCCGCTCGCTAGATCTGGCGACCTTCGACCTCACCCCGGACGGCTCGAAGCTCGTCACGGGACGCAGGCGCGAAACCGACGAGTTGCTCCGGCGTGACATGACGCTCGTCTGCGTGGACACCCGCTCCGGGAAGCAGCGCGTCCTCGCCGATGACGCCGCGGACTACGGATCACCCGCCTGCAGCCCCGACGGACGACACGTCGTCGCCGTCCGGAGTGCCCGCTCGACCCCCGATGCACCCGGCGACCACACGCTCTTCCTCTTCGACCTGGAGTCCGGCGAAGGCAGGGACCTCCTCCCGGGATTCGACCGCTGGCCGGAGGATCCCGTGTGGTCGCCCGACTCCCGCTTCGTCTACTTCACCGCGGACGACGACGGCAGGCTCCCGGCCTACCGGGTCGAGGTGTCAACCGGCGAGGTAGAGCGTCTCACCGATGAGGGCTCCTTCGGCGACCTCTGTCCCTCACCGGACGGCAAGACCCTCTACGCGCTGCGCTCGAGTATCCTGGAGCCGCCGCACCCGATCGCCCTGGACCTGAAGAGCGGGGAGGTACGCAGGCTCAAGAGCTTCCCGGAGCTGGAGGAGCTGAGCCTCCCCTCGCGCCTGGAGCGGATCGAGGTGCGGCGCGACGGCCGGCGCATCCCATCGTGGCTCGTCCTACCAGAAGGATCCCCCGAGGGCGGCCCGGCCCCGCTCGCCGTCTTCGTGCACGGTGGTCCACTCAACTCATGGAACACCTGGCACTGGAGGTGGAACCCGCACGTCTTCACCTCGGAGGGGTGGGCCGTGCTCCTGCCAGACCCCGCGCTGAGCGTCGGGTACGGCCTCTCCAGCATAGAGCGCGGCTGGGGGCGCTGGGGTAGCGTCGTCTACGAGGACGTGATGGCCGCGGTGGAGGACGCCGCCTCGCGCGAGGGAATAGACGGCGAGAGGGCGGTCCTCCTCGGTGGATCCTTCGGTGGGTACATGGCCAACTGGGTTGCCGGGCACACCGACCGCTTCCGGGCCATCGTCACCCACGCGAGCGTCTGGGATCTCGAGTCCTTCCACGGAACGACCGACCTCGGAACCTTCTGGGAGCGGGAGTTCGGCGACCCTTACGAAGACCCTTCCCGCTACCGCGAGAACAACCCCCGTGCCCACGTGAAGCGCATCACTACCCCGATGCTCGTAATACACGGGGCGCGGGACTATCGGGTCCCGGTGAGCGAGGCCCTCACGCTCTGGACCGATCTCAAACGTCACGGCGTTCCGGCAGCATTTCTGTATTTCCCGGACGAGAACCACTGGATCCTCAAGCCGAACGACGTACGCCTCTGGTACCGGACCGTGCTCGGCTTCATCGCCCACCATGCCCTCGGCGAAGGGTGGGAACCTCCCGAACTACTCGCCTAG
- a CDS encoding MBL fold metallo-hydrolase, with translation MSDSMSRGGIDPAEKEDAENRSQKKLPPEALPEELLIRRLGRLDTRRALANLCKSVPGLDEILLPRGIQADALTRKAGGSTQMLRSIARRVMHDEAAWDAFRTAISEQIPPETSEAVENLDRERLAELRQAHTTEGLLLAALSSEKEPDPELVQELIAAWQKENEKAEEEASKDARVKELEQRLEELKKENERLQFISRTAREQATALGQEVEVLRAERESAATQVRRAEERAAAALEAHSKMKERLSELHRRNEHLERTLESERSAYATAARRVEELYEELGRTREERDRVKDALQNARFTDPGFGALLVRAVKNEVGAMPESLESADRTARLLEFMGKVLQAHTELREASAGEGDTPEAPAEENDQDPSPSKERRSAHEVVVGNGRPTLSFRALGGAGEVGGSSHLLDFGRSRVLIDAGIKPDGHGPVAPDFSGLDGLSAAVITHAHLDHCGALPLLVRDRPDLPIYCTPPSARLILSALNDHAAMGGGLPGGAPLHEVKKRLTTVPFGKPFDVGGARITLTESGHILGAASVLIRSGAATVFHTGDICMEDHFSIPSARLPQVHDIDLLVMEATLADQKPQPFSESIKKMVHVINETTQERGGIVLIPTYALGQAQEIILGLKRYGEEYGLDRDVFIYVDGSVVTTSERLYAEQLGYMKPYLQQTDPKELFFSDNIRAVDNDDRARERILANPCAIIASPVTMQGGASAFYRRRLQKSPKNAVILPSNAASSYGAHRAAGEKENWRVERVSFAAHCTQDELLSITERLNPRQIILIHGSRRRISDLAYRLAPNHKIHTPAVGETVRTVL, from the coding sequence ATGTCAGATTCCATGTCGCGAGGAGGAATTGATCCTGCCGAGAAAGAAGATGCAGAGAACCGGTCGCAGAAGAAGCTTCCTCCGGAAGCGCTTCCCGAGGAGCTTCTCATACGGCGGCTCGGCAGGCTCGACACCAGGCGGGCTCTGGCGAACCTCTGCAAGAGCGTGCCGGGGCTCGACGAGATCCTGCTTCCCCGGGGCATACAGGCCGACGCCCTCACGCGCAAGGCCGGGGGCAGCACGCAGATGCTGCGCAGCATCGCACGCAGGGTCATGCACGACGAGGCTGCCTGGGACGCCTTCCGCACCGCGATCTCCGAGCAGATACCGCCCGAGACCTCGGAGGCGGTAGAGAACCTCGACCGGGAGAGGCTGGCGGAGCTGCGTCAGGCCCACACCACCGAAGGACTCCTCCTGGCCGCCCTGAGCTCCGAAAAGGAGCCCGATCCGGAGCTCGTGCAGGAGCTCATCGCCGCCTGGCAGAAGGAGAACGAGAAAGCCGAAGAGGAGGCCTCGAAGGACGCCCGGGTAAAGGAGCTGGAGCAGCGGCTCGAGGAGCTGAAGAAGGAGAACGAGCGGCTGCAGTTCATCTCCCGGACCGCCCGGGAGCAGGCCACGGCGCTCGGGCAGGAGGTCGAGGTACTGCGCGCCGAGCGAGAGAGCGCCGCGACCCAGGTCAGGAGAGCGGAAGAGCGTGCGGCTGCCGCGCTGGAGGCTCACAGCAAGATGAAAGAGCGGCTTTCGGAGCTCCACCGGCGCAACGAACACCTCGAGCGCACGCTGGAGAGCGAGCGCTCGGCGTACGCGACGGCCGCCCGGCGGGTGGAAGAGCTCTACGAGGAGCTCGGTAGGACCCGTGAAGAGCGAGACCGCGTGAAAGACGCGCTGCAGAACGCCCGTTTCACGGACCCGGGGTTCGGGGCGTTGCTGGTGCGGGCGGTTAAGAACGAGGTCGGCGCGATGCCTGAATCGCTCGAGTCCGCCGACCGCACGGCCCGGTTGCTCGAGTTCATGGGCAAGGTATTGCAGGCGCACACCGAGTTGCGAGAGGCATCCGCGGGGGAGGGAGACACCCCGGAAGCCCCCGCGGAGGAGAACGACCAGGACCCTTCCCCATCGAAAGAACGTCGCAGCGCGCACGAGGTCGTGGTGGGCAACGGGAGGCCCACCCTCTCCTTCAGGGCGCTCGGTGGAGCCGGTGAGGTCGGCGGGAGCAGTCACCTGCTCGACTTCGGGCGCAGCAGAGTACTCATCGACGCCGGGATAAAGCCCGACGGGCACGGCCCCGTGGCTCCGGACTTCAGCGGGCTCGACGGTCTGAGCGCCGCGGTGATAACCCACGCCCACCTCGACCACTGCGGGGCGCTGCCTCTGCTGGTGCGCGACAGGCCCGATCTGCCGATCTACTGCACTCCTCCCTCGGCAAGGCTCATCCTGAGCGCCCTCAACGACCACGCGGCGATGGGCGGGGGGCTTCCCGGAGGGGCCCCGCTGCACGAGGTGAAGAAGCGGCTCACCACGGTGCCCTTCGGAAAACCGTTCGACGTGGGGGGCGCCAGGATCACCCTCACCGAGAGCGGGCACATCCTCGGGGCGGCGAGCGTTCTCATACGGTCGGGAGCGGCCACGGTCTTCCACACGGGAGACATCTGCATGGAGGATCACTTCTCGATCCCTTCGGCCCGGCTCCCGCAGGTGCACGACATAGACCTGCTGGTGATGGAAGCCACGCTCGCAGACCAGAAGCCCCAGCCCTTCTCCGAGTCGATAAAGAAGATGGTCCACGTGATCAACGAGACCACCCAGGAAAGGGGTGGTATCGTCCTGATCCCGACCTACGCGCTCGGCCAGGCGCAGGAGATAATCCTTGGCCTCAAGCGTTACGGTGAGGAGTACGGGCTCGACAGGGACGTGTTCATCTACGTCGACGGGTCGGTCGTGACGACCTCCGAGCGGCTCTACGCCGAGCAGCTGGGCTACATGAAGCCCTACCTGCAGCAGACCGACCCGAAGGAGCTGTTCTTCTCGGACAATATCCGGGCCGTGGACAACGACGACCGGGCGCGCGAACGCATTCTGGCCAACCCCTGCGCGATCATCGCCTCTCCGGTGACGATGCAGGGCGGGGCTTCGGCCTTCTACCGCAGGAGGCTGCAGAAGAGCCCGAAGAACGCCGTCATCCTCCCGTCCAACGCGGCCTCGTCCTACGGCGCGCACCGGGCGGCCGGAGAGAAGGAGAACTGGCGGGTCGAGCGGGTGAGCTTCGCCGCCCACTGCACGCAGGACGAGCTGCTCAGCATCACCGAGCGGCTCAACCCGCGTCAGATCATCCTGATCCACGGCTCCCGGCGTCGGATAAGCGATCTGGCCTACCGGCTGGCGCCGAACCACAAGATACACACGCCGGCCGTGGGGGAGACGGTGCGTACGGTGCTTTGA
- a CDS encoding SDR family NAD(P)-dependent oxidoreductase translates to MEMNLREKAAIVTGASSGIGEATAREFAGRGARVVLCARNRDRLRAIVREILSSGGEAVAAPCDVTDASSVREAVGLAVEEWGRVDVLVNNAGVGLSGRVAELRPEDLRRVMDVNVIGALNFVQAVLPHMPEGGRIINVSSVIGRRSIPNVGGYCASKAALGALSDALRVEVAKRKITVTTVYPGTTRTSFRENSLRTGGEKRGWRPPGVSPGRVAERIVQAAERGGRDVYVTRMDRIFVLGTGLAPGLTDRVLGMWAR, encoded by the coding sequence ATGGAGATGAACCTGAGAGAGAAGGCCGCCATCGTCACCGGGGCTTCGAGCGGCATCGGGGAAGCGACCGCGCGGGAGTTCGCGGGGCGCGGAGCCCGCGTCGTGCTCTGCGCCCGCAACCGGGACCGGCTCAGGGCCATCGTGCGCGAGATCCTCTCCTCCGGAGGGGAGGCGGTCGCCGCTCCCTGCGACGTCACCGATGCCTCCTCGGTGCGGGAGGCCGTCGGTCTGGCGGTCGAGGAGTGGGGGAGGGTGGACGTATTGGTCAACAACGCCGGGGTCGGGCTCTCCGGGAGGGTCGCCGAGCTGCGCCCCGAAGATCTGCGCCGCGTGATGGACGTCAACGTGATCGGGGCGCTCAACTTCGTGCAGGCCGTCCTGCCCCACATGCCGGAAGGTGGGAGGATCATCAACGTCTCGTCGGTCATCGGCAGGAGGTCCATCCCCAACGTCGGGGGTTACTGCGCGAGCAAGGCCGCGCTCGGGGCGCTCTCCGACGCCCTGCGCGTCGAGGTGGCGAAGAGAAAGATAACCGTCACCACCGTCTACCCCGGCACCACGCGCACGTCGTTCAGGGAGAACTCGCTGCGCACCGGCGGGGAGAAGCGTGGCTGGCGTCCTCCCGGCGTCTCGCCTGGGCGGGTGGCGGAGAGGATAGTCCAGGCCGCGGAGAGGGGAGGAAGAGACGTGTACGTTACCCGGATGGATCGCATTTTCGTCCTCGGTACCGGGCTCGCACCCGGCCTCACCGACCGGGTGCTCGGGATGTGGGCGAGGTGA
- a CDS encoding response regulator transcription factor, with product MTEASPHIISHRDASPQRRSERERLVLSVLCGASSARTAFERELVARGFRVSPEARMKLLLDVPRAYAVRALEELDRSDSKVVVVTWNTCPEYVEDLRELRPDALLSDEFFLRQDLDDAPLRVLSLVSADETYSFTPGPKTALTRSERAVLRYAAYGWNNRRISRKLCLSEQTVKNRLRSVYRKLGPCNHTQATLYYWGMCRYLRGLFRGQRGSGLGDHSGGERRVARRRLAGAFYRAFSGSTDYCRLPARSHRDGGYNSDRVVRKVVNGAGFEQRSDCGAPGFAGTRLGGLRAAGAGLQQGDGNRTSQPNIGLCGEIEQHRGIQDTRSSALQAIGQGGGDTQCSEATSGLWPAPSCGANDALP from the coding sequence GTGACAGAAGCCTCGCCACACATCATCTCGCATCGGGATGCCTCGCCCCAACGGAGAAGCGAGCGAGAGAGGCTCGTCCTCTCCGTCCTGTGCGGCGCATCCTCCGCCCGTACCGCCTTCGAGCGCGAGCTTGTGGCAAGGGGCTTCCGGGTGAGCCCCGAAGCCCGCATGAAGCTGTTGCTCGACGTGCCGCGGGCCTACGCCGTGCGCGCCCTCGAAGAGCTGGACCGGTCAGACTCCAAGGTAGTCGTGGTGACGTGGAACACCTGTCCGGAGTACGTAGAGGACCTCCGGGAGCTCCGCCCCGACGCCCTGCTGTCCGACGAGTTCTTCCTGAGGCAGGACCTCGACGACGCCCCCCTGAGGGTGTTGAGCCTGGTATCCGCAGACGAGACTTACAGCTTCACCCCGGGACCGAAGACGGCGCTCACCCGGTCTGAGCGGGCGGTGCTGCGCTACGCGGCTTACGGGTGGAACAACCGGCGCATAAGCCGCAAGCTCTGTCTCTCGGAGCAGACGGTCAAGAACCGCCTCCGGAGTGTGTACCGCAAGCTCGGACCGTGCAACCACACCCAGGCAACACTTTACTACTGGGGCATGTGTCGATATCTACGGGGCCTATTCCGTGGCCAGAGGGGCAGCGGTCTGGGCGATCATTCTGGGGGTGAACGTCGGGTTGCCAGGAGACGACTGGCAGGAGCATTTTATCGCGCGTTTTCCGGCAGCACAGACTATTGCCGCCTGCCAGCTCGTTCTCATCGGGATGGCGGGTACAATAGCGATCGGGTTGTGAGGAAGGTGGTTAACGGTGCGGGCTTCGAGCAGCGTAGCGATTGCGGTGCTCCTGGTTTTGCTGGTACCAGGCTTGGCGGGCTGCGGGCAGCAGGAGCGGGCCTCCAGCAAGGAGACGGGAACCGCACAAGCCAGCCAAACATCGGGCTCTGCGGCGAGATCGAACAGCACCGAGGGATCCAAGACACTCGCAGTTCGGCCCTACAAGCCATTGGGCAGGGTGGTGGTGACACGCAATGCTCAGAAGCTACCTCCGGGTTGTGGCCCGCGCCAAGCTGCGGGGCTAATGACGCACTTCCTTGA
- a CDS encoding succinate dehydrogenase/fumarate reductase iron-sulfur subunit, protein MSEGDVTSRAHAPVGEEELGGTDRTIKLNIFRGDAGGGEEVEYEIPYVEGMVVLDAVLYIQAHQANDLAVRWNCKAAHCGSCSAEINGMPKLMCKTRIDEYEGKEIHVGPLQAFPLIKDLVTDVSWNYEVSKGITPFTTSEKAPFTLYEEDVERLYEPKSCIECFLCQDVCHVLRTHHKHPEYAGPRFFVRNQWLEMHPLDEANRLHDLKEKDGIGYCNITKCCTEVCPVGIHITDNSIIPLKERVAGEYYDPAKWLMRKIRGRRNGDRAAG, encoded by the coding sequence ATGAGCGAGGGAGACGTCACGTCCCGGGCTCACGCGCCGGTTGGCGAGGAGGAGCTCGGCGGCACGGATCGGACGATAAAGCTGAACATCTTCCGCGGCGACGCCGGGGGCGGCGAGGAGGTCGAGTACGAGATCCCCTACGTGGAGGGGATGGTGGTGCTGGACGCCGTGCTCTACATCCAGGCCCACCAGGCGAACGACCTCGCTGTGCGCTGGAACTGCAAGGCAGCCCACTGCGGCTCGTGCAGCGCCGAGATAAACGGGATGCCGAAGCTGATGTGCAAGACGCGCATCGACGAGTACGAGGGCAAGGAGATACACGTGGGGCCGCTTCAGGCCTTCCCCCTGATAAAGGACCTCGTCACCGACGTCTCCTGGAACTACGAGGTGTCGAAGGGGATAACGCCTTTCACCACGAGCGAGAAGGCTCCCTTCACGCTCTACGAGGAGGACGTCGAGCGCCTCTACGAGCCGAAGAGCTGCATCGAGTGCTTCCTGTGCCAGGACGTCTGCCACGTGCTCCGCACCCACCACAAGCATCCGGAGTACGCCGGGCCGCGCTTCTTCGTGCGCAACCAGTGGCTCGAGATGCACCCGCTGGACGAGGCGAACCGTCTGCACGATCTCAAGGAGAAGGATGGCATCGGCTACTGCAACATCACCAAGTGCTGCACCGAGGTGTGTCCAGTGGGTATTCACATCACGGACAACTCGATCATCCCGCTCAAAGAGCGGGTCGCGGGCGAGTACTACGACCCGGCCAAGTGGCTGATGCGCAAGATCCGGGGCCGCAGGAACGGAGATCGGGCCGCGGGTTAG
- a CDS encoding FAD-binding protein produces MEGNGHSGSTAREEYEVREHDVLVIGAGGAGLRAAIAVAQKGMSVGVVTKSLLGKAHTVMAEGGIAAALGNVDPDDSWEQHFIDTMNSGKFINNWRKVEIYAKEAPAGVIELEQWGALFNRTEEGKIHQRPFGGHTYRRLAHIGDRTGLEMIRTLQEKLLTTDAEVYMETTVTKLFKDSQGRISGALAYTRESGKFILFKTKAIVMATGGWGRIYKVTSNSWEGTGDGIFLAYDAGAELVDMEMVQFHPTGMVWPPGVRGILVTEGVRGEGGILRNANGERFMERYDPQRMELSTRDVVARANYTEVQEGRGTPHGGVYLDITHLGYDEIMKRLPTMHEQFLKLADVDIAKEPMEVFPTVHYNMGGLKVEPESCATTIPGLFAAGEVAGGLHGANRLGGNSLGDLLVFGRRAGEGAAEYVGQSTHAAGAPDEEVQEEIRRVLEPLTKKPSDRDESPYLLQEELQEAMMQHANLMRDEDSLKEGLRKVLAIKERIPNVRVGGSRLFNPGWHAAQDIRYMANISEIIIRCALERKEKRGAQWRLDCDELVEEYGKINFVVKKNEKGEPVIERREIPPMPEHLAALFKKEKTKV; encoded by the coding sequence GTGGAAGGCAACGGACATTCCGGGAGCACTGCCCGCGAGGAATACGAGGTGCGCGAGCACGACGTTCTGGTCATCGGGGCCGGTGGCGCCGGTCTGCGGGCCGCGATCGCCGTGGCCCAGAAGGGAATGTCCGTGGGGGTCGTCACCAAGAGCCTCTTGGGCAAGGCGCACACCGTCATGGCCGAGGGTGGGATAGCCGCGGCCCTCGGCAACGTCGATCCCGATGACAGCTGGGAGCAGCACTTCATCGACACGATGAACAGCGGCAAGTTCATCAACAACTGGCGCAAGGTCGAGATCTACGCAAAGGAAGCCCCGGCCGGCGTCATAGAGCTCGAGCAGTGGGGGGCGCTCTTCAACCGCACGGAGGAGGGCAAGATCCACCAGCGCCCCTTCGGAGGGCACACCTACCGCAGGCTCGCCCACATCGGCGACCGCACCGGGCTCGAGATGATCCGGACCCTGCAGGAGAAGCTCCTGACCACCGACGCCGAGGTCTACATGGAGACCACGGTGACCAAGCTGTTCAAGGACTCTCAGGGCAGGATATCCGGAGCCCTCGCGTACACCCGCGAGTCGGGGAAGTTCATCCTCTTCAAGACCAAGGCGATAGTCATGGCGACCGGAGGATGGGGCCGCATCTACAAGGTCACCTCGAACTCGTGGGAGGGCACCGGAGACGGCATCTTCCTGGCCTACGACGCCGGTGCGGAGCTCGTGGACATGGAGATGGTGCAGTTCCATCCCACGGGGATGGTCTGGCCTCCCGGTGTGCGCGGCATCCTGGTGACCGAGGGCGTGCGCGGCGAGGGTGGAATCCTGAGAAACGCCAACGGCGAGCGCTTCATGGAGCGTTACGATCCCCAGCGGATGGAGCTCTCCACCCGCGACGTGGTGGCGCGGGCGAACTACACCGAGGTGCAGGAGGGAAGAGGTACGCCGCACGGCGGTGTCTACCTGGACATCACACACCTCGGGTACGACGAGATCATGAAGCGGCTGCCGACGATGCACGAGCAGTTCCTCAAGCTCGCCGACGTGGACATCGCGAAGGAGCCGATGGAGGTCTTCCCTACCGTCCATTACAACATGGGCGGGCTCAAGGTCGAACCCGAGAGCTGCGCGACGACGATCCCGGGGCTCTTCGCCGCAGGGGAGGTCGCGGGCGGTCTGCACGGTGCGAACCGTCTCGGTGGCAACTCGCTCGGCGACCTGCTCGTCTTCGGACGCAGGGCCGGAGAAGGAGCCGCTGAGTACGTCGGGCAGAGTACGCACGCCGCCGGAGCCCCCGACGAGGAGGTGCAGGAGGAGATACGGCGGGTGCTGGAGCCACTAACGAAGAAGCCGAGCGACCGCGACGAGAGCCCGTACCTTCTGCAGGAGGAGCTGCAGGAGGCGATGATGCAGCACGCGAACCTCATGAGGGACGAGGATTCCCTCAAGGAAGGGCTCAGGAAGGTGCTCGCGATCAAGGAGCGCATCCCCAACGTCAGGGTCGGTGGCAGCAGGCTCTTCAACCCCGGCTGGCACGCCGCGCAGGACATCCGCTACATGGCGAACATCTCGGAGATCATCATCCGCTGCGCGCTCGAGCGCAAGGAGAAGCGGGGAGCCCAGTGGCGGCTCGACTGCGACGAGCTGGTCGAGGAGTACGGGAAGATCAACTTCGTCGTGAAGAAGAACGAGAAGGGGGAGCCGGTCATCGAGCGGCGTGAGATCCCGCCGATGCCGGAGCATCTGGCCGCGCTGTTCAAGAAGGAGAAGACCAAGGTATGA
- a CDS encoding NUDIX hydrolase has product MDQLEYRFCPRCGGDLESRVLKEGEPERLVCSGCGFVFYLGPKLVAGAIFEVDGGILLIKRGIEPGYGRWTFPGGYVERGEVAEEAARREVAEETGIEVEVGPILGLYSYEGQLPAIAVFEGRATGGRAHPGDEVLSVESFAPAEIPWEELAFPSTKEALRDYLGE; this is encoded by the coding sequence ATGGACCAGCTCGAATACAGGTTCTGCCCGAGGTGCGGGGGTGATTTGGAGAGCCGCGTCTTGAAGGAGGGGGAACCTGAGCGGCTGGTGTGCTCCGGGTGCGGGTTCGTCTTCTACCTGGGTCCGAAGCTGGTCGCGGGGGCGATCTTCGAGGTGGACGGAGGGATACTCCTGATAAAGCGGGGCATAGAGCCGGGCTACGGGAGGTGGACGTTCCCCGGCGGTTACGTCGAGCGCGGCGAGGTTGCCGAGGAGGCGGCCCGGCGGGAGGTCGCCGAGGAGACCGGGATCGAGGTGGAGGTGGGACCGATCCTCGGGCTCTACTCCTACGAGGGGCAGCTCCCCGCGATCGCCGTCTTCGAGGGCCGGGCCACGGGCGGCAGGGCTCATCCCGGGGACGAGGTGCTCTCGGTCGAGAGCTTCGCCCCGGCGGAGATCCCGTGGGAAGAGCTCGCGTTTCCGAGTACGAAGGAAGCGCTCAGGGATTACCTAGGCGAGTAG
- a CDS encoding flavoprotein translates to MEGAGKRILVGVTGGIAAYKVPGVIRRLREAGFEVEVVATPGALRFVPEETLAVAAGRRIHTEESWWEATGGIEHVRLARWADLVLVVPATADAIARAAIGLGDDLLSAIILAGAQKVLWAPAMNPEMWKSPATRRNVATLAGWGHSFVGPEEGRMASEEEEPGVGRLSGEQEIVAAVKAALSGAPDTGRAPG, encoded by the coding sequence GTGGAAGGGGCCGGAAAACGCATCCTCGTCGGCGTCACCGGCGGTATCGCGGCGTACAAGGTCCCCGGCGTGATCCGACGGCTGCGCGAGGCGGGGTTCGAGGTCGAGGTCGTCGCCACGCCGGGCGCGCTGCGCTTCGTCCCGGAGGAGACGCTCGCGGTCGCGGCGGGGCGGAGGATCCACACCGAAGAGAGCTGGTGGGAGGCGACCGGTGGGATAGAGCACGTTCGCCTCGCCCGCTGGGCCGATCTCGTCCTCGTCGTCCCCGCCACGGCAGACGCCATCGCCCGGGCGGCGATCGGGCTCGGTGACGACCTGCTCTCGGCCATCATCCTCGCCGGTGCGCAGAAGGTGCTCTGGGCCCCGGCGATGAACCCGGAGATGTGGAAGAGCCCCGCCACCCGGCGCAACGTGGCGACGCTCGCGGGCTGGGGGCATTCTTTCGTCGGTCCGGAGGAGGGCAGGATGGCCTCCGAGGAGGAGGAGCCGGGGGTCGGAAGGCTCTCCGGGGAGCAGGAGATCGTGGCCGCCGTAAAGGCCGCGCTCAGCGGAGCACCGGACACCGGACGCGCTCCGGGCTAA